The following proteins are encoded in a genomic region of Gimesia algae:
- a CDS encoding DUF58 domain-containing protein: MLSHDAPLDDPTALARFGKLDVVTRLVVEGFMMGQHKSPFKGASVEFVEHRQYYPGDEIRHIDWRAYGKTGKYYVKEFEEETNLRCYLLLDCSGSMAYAGKTLSKIDYARQLAAALGYLLLRQRDAVGLITFDSKRRDYIQPSANPKNFGQMLDILDQARPRNETAISTVLREVQPLIKRRSLVVLISDCFDEPEALTTTLKQLRHDRHEVLLFQVVTPEEEEFPFSKPTQFRSLERRGDHKLVDPHQLRARYLEQYQEFCATLARQCGSVNVDYLKFRTTDAYHLALGAFLNQRTRPGRK, encoded by the coding sequence ATGCTTTCACACGATGCTCCCCTGGATGACCCGACGGCGCTGGCCCGCTTTGGCAAACTGGATGTTGTCACGCGGCTGGTGGTCGAAGGTTTTATGATGGGGCAGCATAAGAGTCCGTTCAAAGGTGCGAGCGTCGAATTTGTAGAGCATCGGCAATATTATCCGGGCGACGAAATCCGCCACATCGACTGGCGGGCTTACGGGAAGACCGGAAAGTATTACGTCAAAGAATTCGAAGAAGAGACGAACCTGCGCTGTTATCTGCTGCTCGACTGTTCGGGCAGCATGGCCTACGCCGGCAAAACGCTGAGTAAGATTGACTATGCACGTCAGCTTGCTGCAGCACTCGGCTACCTGTTACTGCGTCAGCGGGACGCCGTCGGTCTGATTACCTTCGACAGCAAACGCCGCGATTATATTCAGCCGTCCGCCAATCCTAAAAACTTCGGGCAGATGCTGGATATTCTCGATCAGGCACGGCCGCGCAACGAAACCGCGATTTCGACCGTGCTGCGTGAAGTGCAACCGCTGATCAAACGCCGCAGTCTGGTCGTATTGATTTCGGATTGTTTCGACGAGCCCGAGGCGCTGACGACCACCCTGAAGCAGTTGCGGCATGATCGTCATGAAGTGCTGCTGTTCCAGGTGGTGACGCCGGAAGAAGAAGAGTTCCCGTTCAGTAAGCCGACGCAGTTTCGCAGTCTGGAGCGTCGCGGCGATCACAAACTGGTTGATCCGCATCAGTTACGAGCCCGTTATCTGGAGCAGTATCAGGAATTCTGTGCGACGCTGGCCCGGCAGTGTGGATCAGTGAACGTGGATTACCTGAAATTTCGTACGACGGACGCGTATCATTTAGCCCTTGGTGCTTTTCTGAATCAACGCACACGCCCCGGACGAAAGTGA
- a CDS encoding 3-keto-disaccharide hydrolase produces MTMTTMKHVATMLAVLLAVSALNVAAAEESKLNQPPEGYKALFNGKDLNGWKGLVGNPKTRAKMSPEELAEAQKKADDEMKEHWNVVDGVIVFDGKGMSLCTAKDYGNFDMLVDWKIKKDGDSGIYLRGSPQVQIWDPAVKAANGVGSGGLYNNKENPDKPLVNADNPVGEWNTFRIKMVGDKVSVWLNGKLVTDNVTLENYWEHDKPIYETGQIELQNHGNTLYFRNVFIKELD; encoded by the coding sequence ATGACTATGACTACCATGAAACATGTCGCGACGATGCTGGCTGTTTTGCTGGCTGTTTCTGCCCTCAATGTTGCCGCCGCAGAAGAAAGCAAACTCAATCAACCTCCCGAAGGCTACAAGGCGCTGTTCAACGGCAAAGACCTGAATGGCTGGAAAGGGCTGGTCGGCAATCCTAAAACCCGGGCGAAGATGAGCCCCGAAGAGTTGGCTGAAGCACAGAAAAAAGCCGACGACGAAATGAAAGAACACTGGAACGTCGTGGATGGCGTGATTGTATTTGACGGCAAAGGAATGAGCCTGTGTACCGCCAAAGACTACGGCAATTTCGATATGCTGGTCGACTGGAAGATCAAAAAAGATGGCGACAGCGGCATCTATCTGCGTGGTTCACCACAGGTTCAGATCTGGGATCCGGCTGTGAAAGCGGCGAACGGCGTCGGTTCGGGCGGACTCTACAATAACAAGGAAAACCCCGATAAACCGCTGGTGAACGCCGACAATCCCGTCGGCGAATGGAACACGTTCCGCATCAAAATGGTGGGCGACAAAGTCAGTGTCTGGCTGAACGGGAAACTGGTCACCGATAATGTCACGCTGGAAAATTACTGGGAACACGATAAGCCGATCTACGAAACCGGGCAGATCGAATTGCAGAATCATGGCAACACACTTTATTTCCGGAATGTGTTTATCAAAGAACTTGATTAG
- a CDS encoding sulfatase family protein codes for MNRCLFGILSLLLLFVSVESVSAAPKQKNVIMIVVDDQGFQAGCYGNKVIKTPGIDMLAESGTRFSRAHCTTASCSASRSVILTGLYNHATGHYGHAHSYNHFSTYATVKSLPIILEEAGYRTCSIGKYHVAPEYVYQFQEYRNKGIQGNRNSVVMAANAKEFITEDDDRPFFLYYCSNDPHRGGGPDGYANFNDNPDRYPGVTPVKYKPEQIQVPAWLPDHQEVKEELAEYYQAISRLDQGVVSLINTLKETGHWEDTLVMFLSDNGPPFPGAKTNLYQPGMNLPLIVRDPTVKNQGIVTDALVTWADLTPTILDYCDVTPKKVPKLQTVVNNGKRVEGKGKPVPYTFHGRSFLEILGKEHAPEFDESYASHTFHEITMYYPMRVILSGNYKYIFNIAHELPYPFASDLYRSPTWQGVLKRGDKMYGQRTVYSYLHRPRHELYDLKVDPHESKNLAFEPEHQETLTKMQEKLKAWQEKTKDPWVLKWEYE; via the coding sequence ATGAATCGATGTCTGTTTGGAATCCTCAGCCTGCTGTTGTTGTTCGTATCTGTTGAATCTGTCTCCGCCGCGCCAAAGCAGAAAAACGTCATCATGATCGTGGTCGATGACCAGGGTTTTCAGGCAGGCTGCTACGGAAATAAAGTCATCAAAACGCCGGGCATCGACATGCTGGCGGAATCGGGAACCCGTTTCTCCCGCGCGCACTGCACCACCGCCAGCTGTTCTGCCAGTCGTTCCGTTATTTTGACCGGCCTGTATAATCACGCCACCGGCCATTACGGTCACGCCCACAGTTACAATCACTTCAGCACCTACGCCACGGTGAAGTCGCTCCCCATTATTCTGGAAGAAGCCGGCTACCGCACCTGCTCGATCGGCAAGTATCACGTGGCTCCCGAATATGTCTATCAGTTTCAGGAGTACCGTAACAAAGGGATCCAGGGGAACCGCAACTCCGTAGTGATGGCCGCCAACGCCAAAGAGTTCATCACCGAAGACGACGACCGACCCTTCTTTCTGTACTACTGCAGCAACGACCCGCATCGTGGTGGCGGCCCCGATGGTTATGCCAATTTTAATGACAACCCCGATCGCTACCCCGGTGTCACGCCTGTCAAATACAAGCCCGAACAGATCCAGGTTCCCGCCTGGCTGCCTGATCATCAGGAAGTCAAGGAAGAGCTGGCGGAATACTATCAGGCGATTTCGCGTCTCGACCAGGGCGTCGTTTCACTGATCAACACACTCAAAGAAACCGGTCACTGGGAAGACACGCTGGTCATGTTCCTCAGCGATAATGGCCCTCCGTTCCCGGGAGCGAAGACCAACCTGTATCAGCCGGGTATGAACCTGCCTTTGATCGTCCGCGATCCGACCGTCAAAAATCAGGGAATTGTCACCGATGCCCTGGTCACCTGGGCTGACCTGACACCGACAATTCTGGATTACTGCGATGTCACACCGAAGAAAGTTCCCAAACTGCAAACGGTCGTAAACAACGGCAAGCGCGTGGAAGGCAAAGGCAAGCCGGTGCCTTACACATTCCACGGACGTTCGTTCCTGGAGATCCTCGGCAAAGAACATGCTCCCGAATTTGATGAAAGTTACGCCTCACACACATTTCACGAGATCACCATGTATTATCCGATGCGTGTGATCCTGAGCGGCAACTACAAGTACATCTTCAACATTGCCCATGAACTCCCCTACCCGTTCGCCTCCGATTTATATCGGTCACCCACCTGGCAGGGCGTATTGAAACGGGGTGACAAGATGTATGGACAGCGGACCGTTTATTCGTACCTGCACCGACCCCGGCACGAATTGTATGATTTGAAAGTTGACCCGCATGAATCGAAGAATCTGGCGTTCGAGCCGGAACACCAGGAGACCCTGACTAAAATGCAGGAGAAACTGAAGGCCTGGCAGGAAAAAACCAAAGATCCCTGGGTTTTGAAGTGGGAATACGAGTAA
- a CDS encoding FG-GAP repeat domain-containing protein, with translation MLSITKSLLLISIMTTFLTIEIAAGEEAERGAAWECHIIDQSSRGADGVKLFDADRDGLLDITTGWEEGGITRIYRNPGPAQVKSAWPLVTIGNTPQVEDAAWIDLERLNVRKAVVSCCEGKTRAIYVHWPPVVKPFENPWKQEVLPASKDRMMWMFAVPAKIGLDSRGGEELVAAGKGPGAEIGWFLPTADPRDLSKYKWITLSQAGWIMSLFAVDMDGDGDQDLLTTDRKGKLRGCRWLENPGPPIAIMGKQWKNHWVGGQGREVMFADLADLDQDGLQDILVVTRAPDEVLWFRRLDASGQKWEKQVIPYPDHTGGGKGVAAGDLNGDGLLDLVLSCEHAEPPKSGVVWMRGTRKGDQFHWEPQEISGPRGIKYDRIELLDLDADGDLDVLSCEERDQKKGLGVFWYENPLK, from the coding sequence ATGCTGTCAATTACAAAATCGCTGCTGCTCATTTCTATTATGACAACGTTTCTGACTATTGAAATCGCGGCAGGAGAAGAAGCGGAACGGGGGGCTGCCTGGGAGTGTCATATAATAGACCAGTCGTCCCGCGGGGCAGACGGCGTGAAGCTGTTCGACGCAGACAGAGACGGACTGCTCGATATTACGACCGGCTGGGAAGAAGGAGGCATCACCCGCATCTATCGTAATCCAGGTCCTGCCCAGGTAAAATCTGCCTGGCCTCTTGTGACCATTGGGAACACACCGCAAGTGGAAGACGCCGCCTGGATTGATCTGGAACGACTGAATGTGAGAAAGGCGGTTGTCAGTTGTTGCGAGGGTAAAACGCGTGCCATTTATGTGCACTGGCCTCCTGTTGTGAAACCGTTTGAAAATCCCTGGAAGCAGGAAGTGCTGCCCGCATCGAAGGATCGGATGATGTGGATGTTCGCCGTTCCCGCGAAAATTGGCCTCGATTCGCGTGGCGGAGAGGAACTGGTCGCCGCCGGCAAAGGACCGGGGGCAGAGATCGGCTGGTTTTTGCCGACTGCGGATCCCCGCGATCTGTCTAAGTATAAGTGGATCACCCTTTCACAGGCCGGCTGGATCATGTCATTGTTTGCGGTCGACATGGATGGGGATGGAGATCAGGATCTGCTGACAACAGATCGTAAAGGAAAACTGCGTGGCTGTCGCTGGCTGGAGAATCCGGGCCCCCCCATTGCGATCATGGGGAAGCAATGGAAGAATCACTGGGTCGGCGGTCAGGGTCGGGAAGTGATGTTCGCGGATCTGGCCGACCTGGATCAGGATGGTCTGCAGGACATTCTGGTTGTTACACGCGCACCGGATGAAGTGCTCTGGTTTCGTAGATTGGATGCGAGCGGTCAGAAATGGGAAAAACAGGTCATTCCTTATCCGGATCATACCGGCGGCGGAAAAGGAGTCGCGGCAGGTGATTTGAACGGGGATGGCCTGCTGGATCTGGTACTGAGTTGCGAACATGCGGAGCCACCTAAATCAGGTGTGGTCTGGATGCGCGGTACCCGCAAGGGGGATCAGTTCCACTGGGAGCCACAGGAAATCAGTGGTCCTCGCGGCATTAAATACGATCGCATTGAGCTGCTCGATCTGGATGCGGACGGCGATCTGGATGTGCTCTCCTGTGAAGAGCGGGATCAGAAGAAGGGACTGGGTGTGTTCTGGTATGAGAACCCGTTGAAGTAG